In one Aeromicrobium erythreum genomic region, the following are encoded:
- a CDS encoding SCO1664 family protein, whose translation MNELPLSADVEPALLHDELVLTGRVVSASNATFVATIGDVQVVYKPVAGEQPLWDFPDGLLAHRELAAYQASRATGWDVVPPTWLRDGPHGPGMVQRWQTSDPDQEAVTIVRARRVPDGMLHVFDGVDERDRPVALVHEDTPALRRMAVLDVVLNNADRKGGHVLEMADGHRYGVDHGLTFHAEHKLRTVLWGWLGQPLTDDELDGVRRLRASLDDATGLGGVLPDLVTAAEVQAFGDRCDALLSAGTFPAPHGPMPAVPWPPF comes from the coding sequence GTGAACGAGCTCCCGTTGTCGGCCGACGTCGAGCCGGCGCTGCTGCACGACGAGCTGGTGCTGACGGGCCGGGTCGTCTCGGCCTCGAACGCGACGTTCGTGGCGACGATCGGCGACGTGCAGGTGGTCTACAAGCCGGTCGCCGGCGAGCAGCCGCTGTGGGACTTCCCCGACGGGCTGCTCGCGCACCGCGAGCTCGCGGCGTACCAGGCGTCGAGGGCCACGGGCTGGGACGTCGTCCCGCCCACCTGGCTGCGCGACGGGCCGCACGGTCCGGGCATGGTGCAGCGCTGGCAGACCAGTGATCCCGACCAGGAGGCCGTGACCATCGTCCGCGCCCGCCGCGTCCCCGACGGCATGCTGCACGTGTTCGACGGGGTCGACGAGCGGGACCGACCGGTCGCCCTCGTGCACGAGGACACGCCGGCGTTGCGGCGGATGGCCGTGCTCGACGTCGTGCTCAACAACGCCGACCGCAAGGGCGGGCACGTGCTGGAGATGGCCGACGGCCACCGCTACGGCGTCGACCACGGCCTGACGTTCCACGCGGAGCACAAGCTGCGGACGGTGCTGTGGGGCTGGCTCGGCCAGCCGCTCACCGACGACGAGCTCGACGGCGTGCGTCGGCTGCGCGCCTCGCTCGACGACGCGACCGGTCTGGGCGGCGTGCTGCCCGACCTGGTCACGGCCGCGGAGGTGCAGGCGTTCGGCGACCGGTGCGACGCCCTGCTGTCCGCCGGCACCTTCCCCGCTCCGCACGGACCCATGCCGGCCGTGCCGTGGCCCCCGTTCTAG
- a CDS encoding DUF3090 family protein: MATIVHGFDWPDRFVVGTVGSPGARTFYLQARAGRELVSVAVEKEQSAVLADRLDEVLDELMAEDGNPFSIPASAPDGLADHEPLDQPVEEQFRVGAMGLGWDPSTAQIVIEAFPVLDVEAEADAEGVVEVDPPEALVVRIPVGSARAFAQRTREVVSAGRPACPICEVPMDSPDDHVCELPDEFR, encoded by the coding sequence ATGGCCACCATCGTCCACGGATTCGACTGGCCCGACCGTTTCGTCGTCGGCACGGTCGGCTCACCCGGCGCACGCACGTTCTACCTGCAGGCGAGGGCCGGTCGTGAGCTCGTGAGCGTGGCGGTCGAGAAGGAGCAGTCGGCGGTGCTCGCCGACCGGCTCGACGAGGTGCTCGACGAGCTGATGGCCGAGGACGGCAACCCGTTCAGCATCCCGGCGAGCGCTCCGGACGGCCTGGCCGACCACGAGCCGCTCGACCAGCCGGTGGAGGAGCAGTTCCGCGTCGGGGCGATGGGCCTGGGATGGGACCCCTCGACCGCGCAGATCGTCATCGAGGCGTTCCCTGTGCTCGACGTGGAGGCGGAGGCCGACGCCGAGGGCGTGGTCGAGGTCGACCCGCCGGAGGCTCTGGTCGTCCGCATCCCGGTCGGTAGCGCCCGCGCGTTCGCCCAGCGGACCCGCGAGGTGGTCTCGGCAGGCCGTCCGGCGTGCCCGATCTGCGAGGTGCCGATGGACTCCCCCGACGACCACGTCTGCGAGCTGCCCGACGAGTTCCGGTGA
- a CDS encoding histidine phosphatase family protein, with protein MATLVLLRHGRTTANASGVLAGRTPGVLLDDHGRDQVARAGERLTDVPLAAVYSSPMERCRETSAAVLAHQDPSIVLRVEEAVSECDYGSWQGRPLKELAQEPLWKVVQSQPSAAVFPGGESMTTMQARAVEAVRRIDAEVEAEHGASAVWVAVSHGDIIKAVLADALGMHLDLFQRIQVDPASISIVRYTEARPYVLAQNTHAGDLGWLRPAADAAATTDAVPGGGAGPRAAADGPGGGAGPRGPQAGSEDGTATLDALDDGSAELAGPGRS; from the coding sequence ATGGCCACTCTCGTCCTGCTGCGGCACGGCCGCACGACCGCCAACGCCTCCGGTGTGCTCGCCGGGCGGACGCCCGGGGTGCTGCTCGACGACCACGGACGCGACCAGGTCGCGCGCGCGGGCGAGCGGCTCACGGACGTGCCGCTGGCGGCCGTGTACTCGAGCCCGATGGAGCGATGCCGCGAGACGAGCGCAGCCGTCCTGGCCCACCAGGACCCCTCGATCGTGCTGCGGGTCGAGGAGGCCGTCAGCGAGTGCGACTACGGGTCCTGGCAGGGACGACCGCTGAAGGAGCTGGCGCAGGAGCCGCTGTGGAAGGTCGTGCAGTCGCAGCCGTCGGCCGCCGTGTTCCCCGGCGGTGAGTCGATGACGACGATGCAGGCGCGCGCGGTCGAGGCCGTGCGCCGGATCGACGCCGAGGTGGAGGCCGAGCACGGCGCGTCCGCGGTCTGGGTGGCGGTCAGCCACGGCGACATCATCAAGGCGGTGCTGGCCGACGCGCTCGGGATGCACCTCGACCTCTTCCAGCGCATCCAGGTCGACCCGGCGTCGATCTCGATCGTCCGCTACACCGAGGCCCGCCCCTACGTGCTGGCCCAGAACACCCATGCCGGCGACCTCGGCTGGCTGCGCCCGGCCGCCGACGCCGCGGCCACCACCGACGCGGTGCCCGGCGGGGGTGCCGGGCCCCGGGCGGCCGCAGATGGTCCCGGCGGGGGTGCCGGGCCCCGGGGTCCGCAGGCCGGGTCCGAGGACGGGACGGCGACGCTGGACGCCCTGGACGACGGGTCGGCGGAGCTGGCGGGCCCGGGCCGCTCCTGA
- a CDS encoding WhiB family transcriptional regulator: METQNGRTRARTVARTESTVASVLTTHGVVAAFAHPTPRALADDWACAGQDPELFFPSDDGQLLAAQAVCGTCTFRDTCLALATARSESGVWGGVLLADGTPLASVPTRGRPRGSRSRATPQTAA; this comes from the coding sequence ATGGAGACGCAGAACGGCAGGACCCGCGCCAGGACCGTGGCGCGCACCGAGAGCACGGTCGCGTCGGTCCTGACCACGCACGGCGTGGTCGCGGCCTTCGCCCACCCGACGCCGCGCGCCCTCGCGGACGACTGGGCGTGCGCGGGCCAGGACCCCGAGCTGTTCTTCCCGAGCGACGACGGCCAGCTGCTCGCCGCCCAGGCGGTCTGCGGGACGTGCACCTTCCGGGACACCTGCCTCGCCCTCGCGACCGCGAGGTCCGAGAGCGGTGTCTGGGGCGGGGTGCTGCTCGCCGACGGCACTCCGCTGGCCTCCGTCCCCACCAGGGGCAGGCCGAGGGGGAGCCGCTCGCGGGCCACGCCCCAGACCGCTGCCTGA
- a CDS encoding RtcB family protein: MTTTTIPPDATAFPTRLPGAVADTLMWADPADVEDAALAQLRTISRLPWVHGLRVMPDVHLGKGATVGSVVAMRDAVSPAAVGVDIGCGMTAVRTDLTTEDLPEDLRGLRHEIERAVPVGFHAHDVAPDVDRLGLGGAGAGWDTFWAGFGDLHEKVRDRESKAMKQMGSLGGGNHFIEVTSDDGGRVWLMLHSGSRNIGKELAERHIAAAKGLDHNLDLPDRDLAVFLAGTAPMQAYLRDLYWVQDYAARNRAVMMALVREVVTTYFGARGRDVAYDRAISCHHNYVAQERYDDVDLVVTRKGAIRAGTGDYGLIPGSMGTGSYVVRGLGNEQSYCSASHGAGRRMSRTRARKTFTADDLVAQTAGVECRKDLGVVDEIPAAYKDLESVIAAQTDLVSVEARLTTLLCVKG; the protein is encoded by the coding sequence ATGACCACCACGACCATCCCGCCCGACGCCACGGCGTTCCCGACGCGCCTGCCCGGTGCCGTCGCGGACACGCTCATGTGGGCCGACCCGGCCGACGTCGAGGACGCCGCTCTCGCCCAGCTGCGCACCATCTCGCGCCTGCCCTGGGTCCACGGCCTGCGCGTCATGCCCGACGTGCACCTCGGCAAGGGCGCGACCGTCGGCTCCGTCGTCGCCATGCGCGACGCGGTGTCGCCGGCCGCCGTCGGCGTCGACATCGGCTGCGGCATGACGGCGGTCCGCACCGACCTGACCACCGAGGACCTCCCGGAGGACCTGCGGGGCCTGCGCCACGAGATCGAGCGCGCCGTCCCGGTGGGCTTCCACGCGCACGACGTCGCCCCCGACGTCGACCGGCTCGGTCTCGGCGGGGCCGGGGCCGGCTGGGACACGTTCTGGGCCGGGTTCGGCGACCTGCACGAGAAGGTCCGCGACCGCGAGTCGAAGGCCATGAAGCAGATGGGCTCCCTCGGCGGCGGCAACCACTTCATCGAGGTGACGTCGGACGACGGCGGACGGGTGTGGCTCATGCTGCACTCGGGGTCGCGCAACATCGGCAAGGAGCTGGCGGAGCGGCACATCGCGGCCGCGAAGGGCCTGGACCACAACCTGGACCTGCCCGACCGCGACCTCGCCGTCTTCCTCGCCGGCACCGCACCGATGCAGGCGTACCTGCGCGACCTGTACTGGGTGCAGGACTACGCCGCGCGCAACCGTGCGGTCATGATGGCGCTCGTCCGCGAGGTCGTCACGACGTACTTCGGGGCCCGCGGTCGCGACGTGGCGTACGACCGCGCGATCTCCTGCCACCACAACTACGTGGCGCAGGAGCGGTACGACGACGTCGACCTGGTGGTCACCCGCAAGGGCGCCATCCGCGCGGGTACGGGCGACTACGGCCTGATCCCGGGATCGATGGGCACCGGTTCGTACGTCGTGCGGGGGCTCGGCAACGAGCAGTCCTACTGCTCGGCGTCGCACGGTGCGGGACGCCGGATGTCGCGCACCCGGGCCCGCAAGACGTTCACGGCGGACGACCTGGTCGCCCAGACCGCGGGCGTCGAGTGCCGCAAGGACCTCGGCGTGGTCGACGAGATCCCGGCGGCGTACAAGGACCTCGAGTCCGTCATCGCGGCGCAGACCGACCTCGTGTCGGTCGAGGCGCGGCTCACCACCCTGCTCTGCGTCAAGGGCTGA